A genomic region of Podarcis raffonei isolate rPodRaf1 chromosome 13, rPodRaf1.pri, whole genome shotgun sequence contains the following coding sequences:
- the GNGT2 gene encoding guanine nucleotide-binding protein G(I)/G(S)/G(O) subunit gamma-T2: MAQDMTEKELLKMEIDQLKKEVKLERQMVSKTAKELKDYIESMAGEDPLLKGVPEDKNPFKEKGGCIIS, translated from the exons ATGGCCCAGGATATGACTGAGAAAGAGCTCCTAAAGATGGAAATAGACCAGCTGAAAAAGGAAGTGAAGCTTGAAAGACAAATG GTCTCGAAGACAGCAAAAGAACTCAAGGATTATATAGAATCCATGGCTGGAGAAGACCCTCTCTTAAAAGGTGTTCCAGAAGACAAAAACCCATTCAAGGAGAAGGGAGGCTGTATAATAAGCTGA